One Microcaecilia unicolor chromosome 4, aMicUni1.1, whole genome shotgun sequence genomic region harbors:
- the TMEM80 gene encoding transmembrane protein 80: MAAVRRGKSSTVLSSVPLQILFYLNVVYYIFYFLATLLMIIYKSQVFSYPDANLILDLALLFIMAILEAVRLYLGVKGNLTEEEIPLGISLVVTVGNVILSVYFLAWETYVLRADIIINAVLLIFYGLEGILDIFSIAAFVS, from the exons CTGTCATCTGTTCCCTTGCAGATTCTTTTCTATTTGAATGTAGTTTATTACATCTTTTATTTCTTAGCTACACTTCTAATGATTATTTACAAAA gtcaggttttcagttaTCCTGATGCTAATCTCATTTTGGACCTAGCATTGCTGTTCATTATGGCAATTTTGGAAGCTGTGCGATTATATCTGG GTGTAAAGGGAAACCTTACAGAAGAAGAGATTCCATTGGGGATCAGCCTGGTGGTGACGGTGGGGAATGTCATTCTATCTGTTTATTTCCTGGCGTGGGAGACATACGTACTGAGAGCAGACATCATTATTAATGCAGTTTTGCTAATTTTCTATGGACTAGAGGGCATTTTGGATATATTTTCTATTGCAGCATTTGTAAGTTAA